A portion of the Lolium rigidum isolate FL_2022 chromosome 1, APGP_CSIRO_Lrig_0.1, whole genome shotgun sequence genome contains these proteins:
- the LOC124683855 gene encoding galactan beta-1,4-galactosyltransferase GALS1-like: protein MRTEAAAGGGAIAAGPAPPALLCFDLKPFLAALTVLTLLTAAWQLRPYHSLLASPFSACPDLPAVNSTSFPSRLVSLHAKPSTSSSNASSPPKQQPDPNRREFRAVGSAAALFVQMGAYRGGPYTFAVVGLASKPTHVYGKPWFRCEWLPNASTSTSPIHAANTYHMLPDWGYGRVYTVVVVNCTFTTPPNADNAGGKLVLNAYYGPSAARYERIEALEEAPGAYDEAAFRPPHRYDYLYCGSSLYGGISAARVREWMAYHARFFGPRSHFVFHDAGGVGPAVRAALDPWVRAGRATLQDVRAQAEYDGWYHNQFLVVNDCLHRYRHAARWTFFFDVDEYIFLPDGRTLEGVLAELEPYTQFTIEQNPMSSRLCARDPKNDYSNQWGFEKLVFRNSITGVRRDRKYAIQAKNAYATGVHMSENVIGNTTHKTEHLIRYYHYHNTINVLGEVCREFVPVPPKGGLKWSEKTPWYYDDSMKRLANAVREFEKKAIGNVRV from the exons ATGCGGACcgaagcggcggccggcggcggcgccattgcggccggtccGGCGCCCCCCGCGCTCCTCTGCTTCGACCTCAAGCCCTTCCTCGCCGCGCTCACCGTGCTCACGCTCCTCACCGCCGCCTGGCAGCTCCGCCCCTACCACTCCCTCCTCGCCTCCCCATTCTCCGCCTGCCCCGACCTGCCCGCCGTCAACTCCACCTCCTTCCCCTCACGCCTCGTCTCCCTCCACGCCAAGCCCTCCACCTCCAGCTCCAACGCCTCCTCGCCGCCGAAGCAGCAACCCGACCCCAACAGGCGCGAGTTCCGCGCCGTGGGCAGCGCGGCGGCGCTGTTCGTGCAGATGGGCGCGTACCGCGGCGGGCCGTACACCTTCGCCGTCGTCGGGCTCGCCTCCAAGCCCACCCACGTCTACGGCAAGCCCTGGTTCCGCTGCGAGTGGCTGCCcaacgcctccacctccacctccccaaTCCACGCCGCCAACACCTACCACATGCTCCCGGACTGGGGCTACGGCCGCGTCTACACCGTGGTGGTCGTCAACTGCACCTTCACCACCCCGCCCAACGCCGACAACGCGGGCGGCAAGCTCGTCCTCAACGCCTACTACGGGCCCTCCGCCGCGCGGTACGAGCGGATCGAGGCGCTGGAGGAGGCCCCGGGGGCGTACGACGAGGCCGCGTTCCGGCCCCCGCACAGGTACGACTACCTCTACTGCGGCTCCTCGCTGTACGGCGGCATCAGCGCGGCGCGGGTGCGGGAGTGGATGGCCTACCACGCGCGCTTCTTCGGCCCGCGCTCGCACTTCGTGTTCCACGACGCCGGCGGCGTCGGCCCCGCCGTGCGCGCCGCGCTCGACCCCTGGGTGCGCGCCGGCCGCGCCACGCTCCAGGACGTGCGCGCCCAGGCGGAGTACGATGGCTGGTACCACAACCAGTTCCTCGTCGTCAACGACTGCCTCCACCGGTACCGCCACGCCGCCAGGTGGACCTTCTTCTTCGACGTCGACGAGTACATCTTCCTGCCGGACGGGCGGACGCTCGAGGGCGTGCTCGCCGAGCTCGAGCCGTACACGCAGTTCACCATCGAGCAGAACCCCATGTCGAGCAGGTTGTGCGCGCGCGATCCCAAGAACGACTACTCCAA TCAATGGGGTTTTGAGAAATTGGTTTTCCGGAATTCAATCACTGGGGTGAGGCGCGACAGGAAGTACGCGATCCAGGCCAAGAACGCATACGCAACAGGTGTGCACATGTCTGAGAACGTTATCGGCAACACCACCCACAAGACGGAGCACCTGATCCGGTACTACCACTACCACAATACCATCAATGTTCTCGGTGAGGTATGCCGTGAGTTTGTGCCAGTACCTCCCAAAGGTGGCTTGAAATGGTCCGAGAAGACGCCATGGTACTACGATGACAGTATGAAGCGGCTGGCGAACGCTGTGCGTGAATTCGAGAAGAAAGCAATTGGTAATGTGCGTGTGTGA